Proteins found in one Ammospiza nelsoni isolate bAmmNel1 chromosome 15, bAmmNel1.pri, whole genome shotgun sequence genomic segment:
- the LOC132080054 gene encoding regulator of cell cycle RGCC-like: MAEELSELLREFDEVMEDFDRGPASQYQQHLEELKRKAGQSVYDSGIDELESASTSPGSSLNSSEEHLNSPADTYPTKAKLGDTQELEEFIADLDKALEEM; encoded by the exons ATGGCTGAGGAGCTCAGTGAGCTGCTGAGAGAGTTCGACGAGGTTATGGAGGACTTTGACCGGGGCCCTGCGAGTCAGtaccagcagcacctggaggagctgaagaGGAAAGCGGGACAGAGCGTGTATGACAGTGGCATCGATGAGCTGGAGA gtgccagcacaTCCCCAGGAAGCAGCCTCAACTCCAGTGAGGAGCACCTCAACAGCCCAGCTGACACTTATCCCACCAAAG CAAAGCTTGGAGACAcgcaggagctggaggaattcATTGCAGACCTGGATAAAGCCTTGGAAG AGATGTGA